A single Euwallacea fornicatus isolate EFF26 unplaced genomic scaffold, ASM4011564v1 scaffold_58, whole genome shotgun sequence DNA region contains:
- the LOC136349763 gene encoding uncharacterized protein, which produces MSIVDEQFAPELILKKLKNSKAQIKGELTRFTSFLNKTDLDQCIELLQARYDSAKSILDKFKSIQTEYEELLITDFPSNYDEGELGEERDNFETRYFEAVAIAQGVLEKHFHNQRQTNVNANRNTESPSTSASLQAIAGSGDSVVSPKSCIKLPSLTLPEFSGCYADWQRFRDMFMAVIHDNHALSDAQRFYYLEASLRGEPKTLLASLAPTNANYAIAWDLLERRYQNTKFIINSHLKEIIEFPALAKESHIALRNFSNHFFKNFRALESLGERVREWNTMWIYILVSKLDISTRREWERYSQGINSPKIDQFNEFLMQRCQVLEAVDSRVWSNPKKSNESRSFATTSTTYRPACPFCKGEHFIYSCEEFKRLSISNRFEKVKRMNLCTNCLRHGHKLSECRSSGCKMCRQRHATLLHKPQQPSRAGNVDVNRDNGNSSRHDNSNPHEGTSEQNTSHPILTNTCQNARNCLMLLSTAVVDAYGKHKTRIPCRVLLDSASQSNFVSTAMVKQLQLTPSKVDIPVLGINQIQTRISHATDISVASRTTAFKTKLSFLVVPKITEVAPQSYFDKLKLNIPDELVLADPEFNVPSEIDMLLGCEVFLDLLCIGQLKLGRTLPTLQKTLLGWIIAGRVPHQQGRLGKTQSMMSNCFLAQNPLERGLEKFWLVEEANSHSLSHMTEEERECEEHFIKTTVRDEGGRFVVKLPLKQKFTDLGDSKQTALNRLYAIERRLAKTHELGTAYRAFMQEYKDLGHMTEVPREPTSSKFPIYYIPHHCVQKLESMTTKLRVVFDAACKTTKGSSLNDVLKVGPTIQKDLFSILLRFRKHNFVLIGDITKMYRQILVDEHERDLQRIVWRDTPNEEVRHYQLNTVTYGTASASYLATRCLIKISQDVAEQWPRESETIASDFYVDDLLTGSSDLDSLKRLGENIRRILAKYGFELRQFRSNAHQLLDEIAKDGHEKKYLISDDSSSKTLGISWVPSLDTFEYDSKKFAETHGKVTKRTILSWVSKIFDPLGIVGFLTVRVKLLIQRLWQLKIDWDEGIPSQLHAEWVKLKNEIARVGLLQVPRHVLVNKPKTIEIHGFSDASERAYGCCIYLRSIDENGQIASHLLCAKSRVSPLKVLSLPRLELLGAALLADLVKRSADILALPITKTFLWTDSTIVLCWIANEPKRWKTFTANRVAAIQSLTDIDDWHHVKSEENPADIISRGTSIREPANRQLWFHGPSFLVKPEGWPKDSAISRFAAPTKDTPGLKEAPEVSLVAQCPDDEIFDRFSCLHKLLRVVAYCVRFGSNAKLPKGEREAGPLSPGEVQQAEWRLIRIVQARSFPAESRDLSTGRRVSTRSKLKSLSPFLAQDGMIRLGGRLSNSNYTYNVKHPIVLPAKHPLTQLIIAREHRRTLHAGAQCTLAHVRQRYWPLNGKQTVRAHIRKCMTCFKSNPSNTLTPRMGELPISRVTPSRPFSSVAVDYAGPFELKDGKTRSRKTIKGYICIFVCLAIKAVHIEVVTDLTSDGFLSMLKRFVSRRGLCSFIYSDNATNFVGCNNELRAIQNIVRSSPLQNFLTNSNIKWQFMPARSPHWGGLHEAAVKSCKHHLKRVLNGSRFHYEEFYTITTQIEAILNSRPLIPMSSDPNDLKAFTPAHFLIGQELTAIPERDRTDDKVNFNKRYQHLQIIGQHFWSRWRKEYLHQLQTRNKWQIQPNHDVQVGALVLLKEDHAPSLCWPLGRITAVHPGPDNIVRVVSVRTKGGVLKRSVARVALLPVA; this is translated from the coding sequence ATGTCCATCGTAGATGAACAGTTTGCCCCAGAactcattttgaagaaattaaaaaatagcaaGGCCCAAATCAAGGGTGAGCTAACGCGCTTCACaagttttctaaataaaaccgATTTGGATCAATGCATCGAATTACTGCAAGCTAGATATGATAGCGCGAAATCCATATTAGACAAGTTCAAATCGATCCAAACGGAATACGAAGAGTTACTAATTACTGATTTTCCCAGTAACTACGACGAAGGGGAACTGGGAGAAGAACGcgataattttgaaactcgttaTTTCGAGGCAGTAGCTATAGCGCAAGGTGTGCTAGAAAAGCACTTTCATAATCAACGGCAAACCAATGTAAACGCAAATCGGAACACTGAATCACCTTCGACCAGCGCATCGCTACAGGCCATCGCTGGTTCAGGTGACTCAGTCGTTTCACCCAAATCATGCATTAAGCTTCCATCTTTAACCCTACCCGAATTTAGCGGGTGCTACGCGGATTGGCAACGATTCCGTGACATGTTTATGGCAGTGATTCACGATAACCATGCATTATCGGATGCTCAACGCTTCTACTACCTAGAAGCATCTCTGCGAGGCGAACCAAAAACGTTATTAGCATCACTAGCTCCTACCAACGCAAATTATGCTATTGCTTGGGACCTCCTTGAGAGACGATACCAgaatacgaaatttatcaTTAACTCACATTTAAAGGAAATCATAGAGTTCCCTGCGTTAGCCAAGGAATCGCATATCGCGTTGAGAAACTTCTCAAACCATTTCTTCAAGAACTTTCGCGCATTAGAATCCTTAGGCGAAAGGGTCCGTGAGTGGAACACCATGTGGATTTATATTCTGGTGTCCAAGTTAGATATTAGTACAAGACGCGAGTGGGAGAGATACTCCCAAGGcataaattcgccaaaaatcGACCAATTTAACGAATTTCTAATGCAGAGATGCCAGGTATTGGAAGCAGTTGACTCAAGGGTGTGGTCAAACcctaaaaaatctaatgaatCAAGATCCTTTGCCACCACTAGCACCACGTACCGACCAGCGTGTCCGTTCTGTAAGGGTGAACACTTCATATATTCATGTGAGGAGTTCAAAAGGTTATCAATTTCGAATCGGTTTGAAAAGGTAAAAAGGATGAATTTATGCACGAATTGCTTACGGCACGGACACAAACTGTCGGAATGTCGGTCATCGGGATGCAAAATGTGTCGGCAAAGACATGCGACCCTGCTTCATAAGCCACAACAACCTTCGCGAGCTGGTAACGTAGACGTCAATCGGGACAACGGAAACAGTTCTCGCCATGACAATTCAAACCCTCACGAAGGCACTAGTGAACAAAACACATCACATCCGATATTGACAAATACCTGTCAAAATGCCAGAAATTGTCTCATGCTACTATCGACGGCTGTGGTAGATGCCTACGGCAAGCACAAAACCCGAATTCCGTGCAGAGTACTGCTGGACTCGGCCAGTCAATCTAACTTCGTAAGCACAGCCATGGTTAAACAATTACAACTAACACCGTCAAAGGTCGACATTCCCGTCTTAGGCATAAACCAGATACAGACGAGAATATCGCATGCCACGGACATATCAGTTGCATCTCGAACCACAgccttcaaaacaaaattgagtTTTCTCGTCGTGCCGAAAATAACAGAAGTAGCTCCGCAAAGCTACTtcgataaattaaaactaaatattccCGATGAGTTGGTTCTGGCGGACCCTGAGTTTAATGTACCCTCTGAGATAGACATGCTTTTGGGTTGCGAAGTATTTCTGGACCTCCTCTGCATAGGACAGTTGAAACTAGGCAGAACTCTTCCCACGCTGCAAAAGACATTACTGGGCTGGATAATAGCCGGCAGAGTCCCACATCAACAAGGCAGACTCGGTAAAACACAGTCAATGATGTCTAACTGTTTTCTTGCGCAGAACCCGTTGGAAAGgggtttggaaaaattttggcTTGTTGAGGAGGCCAACTCGCATTCCTTAAGTCACATGACCGAGGAAGAGCGTGAATGCGAAGAGCACTTCATTAAGACCACAGTTCGCGACGAAGGTGGCAGGTTCGTGGTGAAGCTTCCATTGAAACAGAAATTCACGGACTTGGGCGATTCGAAGCAAACAGCGCTCAATCGTTTGTATGCAATCGAAAGACGACTGGCAAAAACCCATGAACTAGGAACTGCCTACCGAGCATTCATGCAGGAATACAAGGACCTCGGACACATGACGGAGGTACCGCGTGAACCAACATCATCGAAATTCCCTATATACTATATACCGCACCATTGCGTTCAAAAACTGGAAAGCATGACTACCAAGCTAAGAGTAGTTTTTGACGCTGCATGCAAAACCACAAAAGGTTCATCACTGAACGACGTCCTGAAGGTCGGGCCCACGATACAAAAGGACCTATTCTCAATATTATTGAGATTCAGGAAACACAACTTCGTGTTGATCGGTGACATAACCAAGATGTATCGGCAAATCTTGGTAGACGAGCACGAGAGGGATCTTCAGCGCATAGTATGGCGAGACACACCCAATGAAGAAGTCAGACACTATCAGCTCAACACGGTAACGTACGGTACAGCTTCAGCCTCGTATCTCGCGACGcgttgtttaattaaaatatcacaaGATGTAGCTGAACAATGGCCGCGCGAATCTGAAACAATAGCGTCTGACTTCTATGTTGATGACTTGTTAACTGGATCTTCAGACCTCGATTCCCTGAAACGATTGGGAGAAAACATCCGCCGAATCCTCGCAAAATACGGATTCGAATTGAGACAGTTCAGATCAAACGCACACCAATTGCTGGATGAAATCGCCAAGGATGGTCAcgagaaaaaatatcttataagCGATGACTCCAGCAGCAAGACCTTGGGGATTTCGTGGGTTCCCAGTCTTGACACGTTTGAATACGATTCGAAAAAATTCGCGGAGACTCACGGCAAGGTAACAAAACGAACAATATTGTCGTGGGTCTCGAAAATATTTGACCCCTTGGGAATCGTGGGTTTCTTAACAGTACGCGTGAAACTGTTAATTCAACGTCTCTGGCAGCTGAAAATCGATTGGGATGAGGGAATTCCAAGCCAGCTGCACGCGGAATgggtaaaactaaaaaacgaaATAGCAAGGGTAGGCCTATTGCAAGTACCGCGTCACGTGCTTGTTAATAAGCCCAAGACCATAGAAATACACGGATTTTCAGACGCCAGCGAAAGGGCTTACGGGTGTTGCATATACCTGCGCTCGATAGATGAAAATGGACAAATTGCGAGCCATTTACTGTGTGCGAAGTCCCGCGTCAGTCCTTTAAAAGTCCTCTCGTTACCGCGATTAGAGCTCCTCGGAGCCGCGCTGTTAGCAGACCTGGTAAAGAGGTCTGCTGATATTCTGGCGCTACCCAtaacaaaaacgtttttatggaCCGATTCCACGATCGTTCTTTGTTGGATCGCGAACGAACCTAAAAGGTGGAAGACTTTCACCGCCAATAGGGTGGCGGCGATTCAATCACTGACCGATATTGATGACTGGCACCACGTAAAATCTGAGGAGAATCCCGCGGACATCATATCGCGTGGTACCAGCATAAGGGAACCAGCGAATCGTCAACTATGGTTTCACGGTCCCAGTTTTCTCGTAAAACCCGAAGGGTGGCCTAAAGATTCGGCCATTTCAAGGTTCGCGGCTCCAACTAAGGACACGCCCGGGCTTAAGGAAGCCCCGGAGGTGTCTCTAGTAGCGCAATGCCCCGATGACGAGATATTTGACAGATTTTCGTGCCTTCATAAATTATTACGCGTCGTGGCATACTGCGTAAGGTTTGGGAGCAACGCAAAGTTACCCAAGGGGGAAAGAGAAGCTGGGCCCCTGAGCCCCGGCGAAGTGCAACAGGCGGAATGGCGACTTATAAGAATAGTTCAAGCAAGATCGTTTCCTGCAGAAAGTCGCGACCTAAGCACTGGGAGGCGCGTTTCTACCAGAAGTAAATTAAAGTCACTCTCTCCGTTCCTTGCTCAAGACGGCATGATTAGGTTAGGCGGTAGACTATCGAACTCGAACTACACTTATAACGTAAAGCATCCCATCGTGCTGCCCGCCAAACATCCGCTAACCCAACTCATCATCGCGCGCGAACATAGACGCACCTTGCACGCAGGGGCCCAGTGCACCTTAGCTCACGTCAGGCAAAGGTACTGGCCTCTGAATGGCAAACAAACAGTGAGGGCACACATCCGAAAATGCATGACATGTTTCAAGTCCAATCCGAGTAACACCCTCACTCCACGGATGGGTGAGCTGCCCATTTCCCGCGTCACACCGTCGCGGCCGTTCTCGTCCGTGGCAGTCGACTATGCCGGGCCATTCGAATTAAAAGATGGTAAAACCCGGTCTCGAAAAACGATCAAGGGGTACATTTGCATCTTCGTGTGTCTCGCGATCAAGGCAGTGCACATAGAAGTTGTCACGGACCTGACCAGCGACGGATTCTTGAGTATGCTAAAAAGATTTGTTTCAAGACGAGGCCTATGTTCATTCATATACAGCGACAACGCAACGAATTTTGTAGGTTGCAACAACGAGCTCAGAGCAATTCAAAACATTGTGAGGTCTAGTCCATTGcagaactttttaacaaactcaaacataaaatggCAATTTATGCCCGCTAGATCTCCACATTGGGGCGGGCTTCATGAAGCGGCGGTGAAGTCTTGTAAACATCATTTAAAGCGGGTTTTGAATGGCTCTCGGTTCCATTACGAGGaattttatacaataacaACGCAAATCGAGGCGATTTTGAACTCCAGACCTTTGATCCCTATGAGTTCCGATCCCAACGACCTAAAGGCATTCACCCCGGCCCATTTCCTAATTGGGCAAGAGCTCACGGCCATACCCGAAAGAGATCGCACCGATGATAAGGTCAACTTCAACAAGCGCTACCAGCACCTCCAGATCATCGGACAACACTTCTGGTCCAGATGGCGGAAAGAATACCTTCACCAACTGCAGACACGAAACAAATGGCAGATTCAACCCAATCACGACGTGCAGGTTGGCGCTCTAGTGCTCCTGAAGGAAGATCACGCACCATCGCTATGCTGGCCGCTAGGACGAATCACGGCCGTTCATCCCGGACCAGACAATATAGTGCGAGTAGTTAGTGTAAGAACCAAAGGTGGCGTTCTCAAAAGATCAGTCGCGCGAGTGGCTTTGTTGCCAGTGGCTTAA